A portion of the Burkholderiales bacterium genome contains these proteins:
- the gatB gene encoding aspartyl/glutamyl-tRNA(Asn/Gln) amidotransferase subunit B: protein MSAPREGWEVVIGLEVHAQLSTRAKIFSGASTAFGAAPNTQACAVDIALPGVLPVLNRGAVERAIKFGLAVNGKINRRSVFARKNYFYPDLPKGYQISQYELPIIVGGAVPIQVGGVEKAVRLTRAHLEEDAGKSLHEDFHGMTGIDLNRAGTPLLEIVSEPDMGSTEEAVAYAKALHALVRWIGICDGNMQEGSFRCDANVSVRRRGETRLGTRCEIKNLNSFRFLERAIDYEVERQIELLEDGGRVVQETRLFDPDRGETRSMRTKEEAHDYRYFPDPDLLPLEVSEAWIEEVRATLPELPQEKRSRYQREYGLTAYDAGVLTSSKEMADYFEALVERLPREPKLCANWVMGELSGWLHRRGLEIDASPISPAQLAGLLGRLVDGTISGKIAKEVFDALARGEAEGEEAADRIIETRGLKQISDAAALEAIVDRIIAANPQQVADYRAGKEKLFAYFVGQAMRATQGKANPAQLNEILKRRLGGP from the coding sequence ATGAGCGCGCCGCGGGAAGGCTGGGAGGTGGTGATCGGGCTGGAGGTGCACGCCCAGCTCTCCACCCGGGCCAAGATCTTCTCGGGGGCGTCCACCGCCTTCGGTGCCGCCCCCAACACCCAGGCCTGCGCCGTGGACATCGCCCTGCCCGGGGTGTTGCCGGTGTTGAACCGGGGCGCGGTGGAGCGGGCGATCAAGTTCGGCCTGGCGGTGAACGGGAAAATCAACCGCCGGTCGGTGTTTGCCCGCAAGAACTACTTCTATCCCGATCTGCCCAAGGGCTACCAGATCAGCCAGTACGAGCTGCCCATCATCGTGGGCGGCGCCGTTCCCATCCAGGTGGGGGGCGTCGAGAAGGCGGTGCGGCTGACCCGCGCCCACCTGGAGGAGGACGCCGGAAAATCCCTCCACGAAGATTTCCACGGCATGACCGGCATCGATCTCAACCGGGCCGGCACGCCGCTGCTGGAGATCGTTTCCGAGCCGGACATGGGCTCCACCGAGGAGGCGGTGGCCTACGCCAAGGCGCTCCACGCCCTGGTGCGCTGGATCGGTATCTGCGACGGCAACATGCAGGAGGGGTCGTTCCGCTGCGATGCCAACGTCTCGGTGCGGCGGCGGGGGGAGACGCGGCTCGGCACCCGCTGCGAGATCAAGAACCTCAACTCCTTCCGCTTCCTGGAGCGGGCCATCGACTACGAGGTGGAGCGGCAGATCGAGCTCCTGGAGGACGGGGGCCGCGTCGTGCAGGAGACCCGGCTGTTCGACCCGGACCGGGGGGAGACCCGCTCCATGCGCACCAAGGAGGAGGCCCACGACTACCGCTACTTCCCCGATCCCGACCTCCTGCCCCTGGAAGTGAGCGAGGCGTGGATCGAGGAAGTGCGGGCGACCCTTCCCGAGCTGCCCCAGGAGAAGCGCAGCCGCTACCAGCGGGAATACGGGCTCACCGCCTACGACGCGGGGGTGCTCACCTCCAGCAAAGAGATGGCGGACTATTTCGAGGCCCTGGTGGAGCGGCTTCCCCGGGAGCCCAAGCTGTGCGCCAACTGGGTGATGGGGGAGCTCTCCGGCTGGCTCCACCGGCGGGGGCTGGAGATCGACGCGAGCCCCATCTCCCCCGCCCAACTGGCGGGCCTGCTCGGCCGCCTGGTGGACGGTACCATCTCCGGCAAGATCGCCAAGGAGGTGTTCGACGCCCTGGCGCGGGGGGAGGCGGAAGGGGAGGAGGCGGCCGACCGGATCATCGAGACCCGGGGGCTCAAGCAGATCTCCGACGCCGCCGCGCTGGAAGCCATCGTGGACCGGATCATCGCCGCCAATCCCCAGCAGGTGGCGGACTACCGAGCCGGGAAAGAGAAGCTCTTCGCCTACTTCGTGGGCCAGGCGATGCGGGCCACCCAGGGCAAGGCCAACCCGGCTCAGCTCAACGAGATCCTCAAGCGCAGGCTGGGCGGCCCGTGA
- the gatA gene encoding glutamyl-tRNA(Gln) amidotransferase subunit A, whose translation MDLLNSSLKALAAALAERRVSSVELTRAYLARIERLNPRLNAFITLDPEASLAQAEAADRRLARGEAGPLTGVPVAHKDIFCAKGWRTTCGSKMLANFVAPYDAHVVEQLNAAGMVSLGKTNMDEFAMGSSNETSYFGPVRNPWALDRVPGGSSGGSACAVAARLAPAATGTDTGGSIRQPAALCGISGLKPTYGLVSRYGMIAFASSLDQGGPMARSAEDLALLLNVMAGFDPRDSTSLEREPEDYTRDLESPLKGLRLGLPREYFAQGVAPDVARAVEQACAVFRELGCETVEVSLPNMELSVPVYYVLAPAEASSNLARYDGVRYGYRTPQYQDLLDMYTKTRAEGFGAEVKRRILIGTYVLSHGYYDAYYLQAQKVRRLIAQDFKRAFERCDLILGPTSPTTAFPLGSRLSDPVQMYLSDIFTIAVNLAGLPGLSIPAGFDGEGLPVGLQIVGGYFAEARMLNAAHQYQRVTDWHRRMPPDLEES comes from the coding sequence GTGGATCTGCTGAATTCCAGCCTCAAGGCTCTGGCGGCCGCGCTGGCAGAGCGCCGGGTCTCCAGCGTGGAGCTCACCCGGGCGTATCTCGCCCGGATCGAGCGGCTCAACCCCCGGTTGAACGCCTTCATTACCCTGGATCCGGAAGCGAGCCTGGCCCAGGCGGAGGCGGCCGACCGGCGCCTCGCCCGGGGGGAGGCCGGACCCCTCACCGGGGTCCCGGTGGCCCACAAGGACATTTTCTGCGCAAAGGGGTGGCGTACCACCTGCGGCTCCAAGATGCTCGCCAACTTCGTTGCTCCCTACGATGCCCACGTGGTGGAGCAGCTGAACGCTGCCGGCATGGTGAGCCTGGGCAAGACCAACATGGACGAGTTCGCCATGGGTTCGTCCAACGAAACCTCCTACTTCGGGCCGGTGCGTAACCCCTGGGCTCTGGACCGGGTCCCGGGCGGCAGCTCCGGGGGCTCGGCTTGCGCCGTGGCGGCCCGGCTCGCGCCAGCCGCCACCGGCACCGACACCGGGGGCTCCATCCGGCAGCCGGCGGCCCTGTGCGGGATCTCGGGCCTGAAGCCCACTTACGGCCTGGTGTCCCGTTACGGAATGATCGCCTTTGCCTCCAGCTTGGACCAGGGCGGGCCCATGGCCAGGTCGGCCGAGGACCTGGCGCTGCTCCTCAACGTCATGGCGGGCTTCGATCCCCGGGATTCCACCAGCCTGGAGCGGGAACCCGAAGATTACACCCGCGACTTGGAAAGCCCCCTCAAGGGCTTGCGCCTGGGGCTGCCCCGGGAATACTTCGCGCAAGGGGTGGCGCCGGACGTGGCCCGGGCGGTGGAGCAGGCCTGCGCGGTGTTCCGCGAGCTGGGCTGCGAGACCGTGGAGGTTTCCCTTCCCAACATGGAGCTTTCGGTGCCGGTGTACTACGTCCTGGCGCCGGCGGAGGCCTCCAGCAACCTGGCCCGCTACGATGGGGTGCGCTACGGTTACCGGACGCCGCAGTACCAGGATCTGCTGGACATGTATACGAAGACCCGGGCGGAGGGCTTCGGCGCCGAGGTCAAGCGCCGCATCCTGATCGGCACCTATGTGCTCTCTCACGGCTACTACGACGCCTATTATCTCCAGGCGCAGAAGGTGCGGCGGCTGATTGCCCAGGACTTCAAGCGGGCCTTCGAGCGCTGCGATCTGATCCTGGGACCCACCTCGCCCACCACCGCCTTCCCCCTGGGCAGCCGCTTGAGCGACCCGGTGCAGATGTATCTTTCCGACATCTTCACCATCGCCGTGAACCTGGCCGGGCTGCCGGGGCTGTCCATCCCCGCCGGTTTCGACGGCGAGGGCCTACCGGTGGGATTGCAGATCGTCGGCGGCTATTTCGCCGAGGCGCGCATGCTGAACGCGGCCCATCAGTACCAAAGGGTCACCGACTGGCACCGGCGTATGCCGCCGGACCTGGAGGAGTCATGA
- the gatC gene encoding glutamyl-tRNA(Gln) amidotransferase subunit C has protein sequence MSLSLDDVRRIAHLARIAITEEEAQMVLQQLTGIFALIEKMQAVDTRDIEPMAHAQDVVLRLRPDEVTEADQRELFQSIAPRVEAGLYLVPKVIE, from the coding sequence ATGAGCCTCTCCCTGGACGACGTTCGGCGCATCGCCCACCTCGCCCGCATCGCCATCACCGAGGAGGAGGCGCAGATGGTGCTGCAACAGCTTACCGGAATTTTCGCCCTGATCGAGAAGATGCAGGCGGTGGACACCCGGGACATCGAGCCCATGGCCCACGCCCAGGACGTGGTGCTGAGGCTGCGGCCCGACGAGGTGACCGAAGCCGACCAACGGGAGTTGTTCCAATCGATCGCCCCGCGCGTGGAGGCCGGCCTGTACCTGGTGCCCAAGGTCATCGAGTGA
- the mreB gene encoding rod shape-determining protein (possible pseudo, frameshifted), whose product MFGFLSSYFSNDLAIDLGTANTLIWVRGKGIVLNEPSVVAIRQEGGPNGKKVIQQVGLAAKQMLGRTPGNITAIRPMKDGVIADFTVTEQMLKQFIKKVHDSKLFSPSPRIVICVPCGSTQVERRAIRESAYGAGARKVELIEEPMAAAIGADLPVEEATGSMVVDIGGGTTEVGVISLGGIVYSNSVRVGGDKFDEAIINYIRRNYGMLIGETTAEEIKKEIGSAFPGSEVREKEVKGRNLAEGIPRSFTISSNEILEALTEPLNAIVSAVKQALEQTPPELGQTSPKRAWC is encoded by the coding sequence ATGTTCGGTTTCCTAAGCTCTTACTTTTCCAATGACCTCGCCATCGACCTCGGCACGGCCAACACCCTGATCTGGGTCCGCGGCAAGGGCATCGTCCTCAACGAACCCTCCGTCGTGGCAATCCGCCAGGAAGGCGGGCCCAACGGCAAGAAGGTCATCCAGCAGGTGGGGCTGGCGGCCAAGCAGATGCTCGGCCGCACCCCGGGCAACATCACCGCCATCCGGCCGATGAAAGACGGGGTGATCGCCGACTTCACCGTCACCGAGCAGATGCTCAAGCAGTTCATCAAGAAGGTCCACGACTCCAAGCTCTTCTCCCCCAGCCCGCGCATCGTGATCTGCGTGCCCTGCGGCTCCACCCAAGTGGAGCGGCGGGCGATCCGGGAATCCGCCTACGGGGCGGGCGCGCGCAAGGTGGAGCTGATCGAGGAGCCCATGGCGGCGGCCATCGGCGCGGACCTCCCCGTGGAGGAGGCCACCGGCTCCATGGTGGTGGATATCGGCGGCGGCACCACCGAGGTGGGGGTCATCTCCCTGGGCGGGATCGTCTACTCCAACTCAGTGCGGGTGGGGGGCGACAAGTTCGACGAGGCCATCATCAACTACATCCGTCGCAACTATGGCATGCTGATCGGCGAGACCACCGCCGAGGAGATCAAGAAGGAGATCGGCTCCGCCTTCCCGGGCTCAGAGGTGCGGGAAAAGGAGGTCAAGGGACGTAACCTGGCCGAAGGCATCCCCCGCAGCTTCACCATCTCCTCCAACGAGATCCTGGAGGCCCTCACCGAGCCCCTGAACGCCATCGTGAGCGCAGTCAAGCAGGCGCTGGAGCAGACTCCCCCCGAGCTGGGGCAGACATCGCCGAAAAGGGCATGGTGTTGA
- a CDS encoding hypothetical protein (possible pseudo, frameshifted) — protein MVLTGGGALLRDIDRLLMEETGLPVIVADDPLTCVVRGSGRALERMDKLGGSIFTSD, from the coding sequence ATGGTGTTGACCGGGGGCGGGGCGTTGCTGCGGGACATCGACCGGCTCCTCATGGAAGAGACGGGACTGCCGGTGATCGTGGCCGACGATCCGCTGACCTGCGTGGTGCGGGGATCAGGGCGGGCCCTGGAGCGCATGGACAAGCTGGGGGGCAGCATATTCACCAGCGATTGA
- a CDS encoding rod shape-determining protein MreC has protein sequence MEYSPPPFFKRGPSPFARLALFAALSVALLATDARYHYLDVLRDGASIALYPLQRIATAPGALYHRVKDFFVTQSQLARDNARLRQEQLSILARLQRLEALEAENAHLRNLLEAREQYGQRAVAAEILYAERNPFSRKILVDKGSAHGIQAGEVVIDGAGVVGQVTRVYPLLSEVTLVTDRDHAVPVLVVRTGLRAIVFGGEDGTLELRYLPQAVDVETGDLLVTSGIDSVYPPGLPVARVTRIERDTGQSFARIVCQPVAGAEQYRQVLILARQGAVPARPEPAKTARPHPVQGKER, from the coding sequence ATGGAATACTCCCCGCCCCCTTTCTTCAAACGCGGACCCAGCCCCTTCGCCCGATTGGCGCTATTCGCCGCCCTGTCGGTGGCCCTGCTGGCGACCGACGCCCGTTACCACTACCTGGACGTGCTGCGGGACGGCGCGTCCATCGCTCTCTATCCCCTGCAGCGCATCGCCACGGCACCCGGCGCCCTCTACCACCGGGTGAAGGACTTCTTCGTCACCCAGAGCCAGCTCGCCCGGGACAACGCCCGGCTGCGCCAGGAACAGCTCTCCATCCTCGCCCGCTTGCAGCGGCTGGAGGCGCTGGAGGCGGAGAACGCCCACTTGCGCAACCTGCTGGAGGCCCGGGAGCAGTACGGGCAGCGGGCGGTGGCGGCCGAGATCCTGTACGCGGAGCGCAACCCCTTCAGCCGCAAGATCCTGGTGGACAAAGGCTCGGCCCACGGGATCCAGGCGGGGGAAGTGGTGATCGACGGGGCGGGGGTGGTGGGCCAGGTCACCCGCGTCTATCCCCTCCTCTCCGAGGTGACTCTGGTCACCGACCGGGACCACGCCGTGCCGGTGCTGGTGGTGCGCACCGGGCTGCGGGCCATCGTCTTCGGCGGCGAGGACGGGACCCTGGAGCTGCGCTATCTGCCCCAGGCGGTAGACGTGGAAACCGGTGACCTGCTGGTCACCTCGGGCATCGACAGCGTCTATCCGCCGGGGTTACCCGTGGCCCGGGTCACCCGAATCGAGCGGGACACGGGCCAATCCTTCGCCCGCATCGTCTGCCAGCCGGTAGCGGGGGCGGAACAGTACCGCCAGGTGCTGATCCTGGCGCGGCAGGGGGCGGTGCCGGCGCGGCCCGAGCCGGCCAAGACGGCCCGGCCCCACCCGGTCCAGGGCAAGGAACGTTGA
- a CDS encoding hypothetical protein (possible pseudo, frameshifted): protein MALAGLELGKRTPSYTISDPGWFSLPGHNHRYRDWKPGGHGLVDLRKSLVVSCDTYYYGLAVDLGIDAIHAFMRKFGFGQKTGVDIEGELPGLLPSQEWKRKRLRDKWYVGDTVSVGIGQGYMLATPMQLAQATAILANGGTAFRPHLVQSIEDAATGEVRRIAAEPLYTLKLDPNHLRLVQEALVDVTRPGGTAARAGAGAPYEFAGKTGTAQVVAMKQGEKYDEKKLREEHRDHALFVAYAPAEAPRIALAILVENGGAGSATAAPIARVVFDYYLLGKRPSPGPLQGEPTNEPND from the coding sequence ATGGCCCTGGCGGGCCTGGAGCTGGGCAAGCGCACCCCCTCCTACACCATCAGCGATCCGGGCTGGTTCTCCCTCCCCGGGCACAACCACCGGTACCGGGACTGGAAGCCGGGGGGCCACGGGCTGGTGGACCTGCGCAAGTCCCTGGTGGTCTCCTGCGACACCTACTACTACGGCCTAGCGGTGGACCTGGGCATAGACGCGATCCATGCCTTCATGAGGAAGTTTGGCTTCGGCCAGAAAACCGGGGTGGACATCGAGGGAGAGCTTCCCGGCCTGCTGCCGTCCCAGGAATGGAAGCGGAAGCGGCTGCGGGACAAATGGTACGTGGGGGACACGGTGTCGGTGGGCATCGGCCAGGGCTACATGCTGGCCACCCCGATGCAGCTCGCCCAGGCGACCGCCATCCTGGCCAACGGGGGCACGGCCTTCCGCCCCCACCTGGTGCAATCCATCGAGGACGCCGCCACCGGCGAAGTGCGGCGCATCGCCGCGGAGCCCCTCTACACCCTCAAGCTCGACCCCAACCATTTGCGGCTGGTGCAGGAGGCCCTGGTGGACGTCACCCGTCCCGGGGGCACGGCGGCGCGGGCCGGTGCCGGTGCCCCGTACGAATTCGCCGGCAAGACCGGCACCGCCCAGGTGGTGGCCATGAAACAGGGAGAAAAATACGACGAGAAAAAGCTCCGCGAGGAGCACCGGGACCATGCCCTCTTCGTCGCCTATGCCCCCGCGGAGGCGCCCCGCATCGCCCTGGCGATCCTGGTGGAGAACGGAGGCGCCGGGAGCGCCACCGCCGCCCCCATCGCCCGGGTGGTGTTCGACTACTATCTTCTCGGCAAGCGGCCGAGCCCCGGGCCGCTCCAAGGGGAGCCCACGAATGAGCCCAACGATTAA
- a CDS encoding hypothetical protein (possible pseudo, frameshifted), whose translation MAADGRGWRRRPWRACPSSGRCSTTTSAAASSPSSIPTQDPLGAGYHTIQSTIAVGSGAIAGKGWLQGTQSHLDFLPERTTDFIFAVYAEEFGFIGNLLLLLMYLLVIGRGLYIAAHASTPFGRLLAGAITLTFFTYAFVNMGMVSGILPVVGRAPAL comes from the coding sequence GTGGCGGCTGATGGGCGGGGCTGGCGGCGGCGGCCCTGGCGAGCCTGCCCATCCTCTGGTCGGTGCTCCACGACTACCAGCGCCGCCGCATCCTCACCCTCCTCGATCCCGACCCAGGACCCCCTGGGGGCGGGCTACCACACCATCCAGTCCACCATCGCCGTCGGCTCCGGCGCCATCGCCGGCAAGGGCTGGCTCCAGGGCACCCAGTCCCACCTGGACTTCCTGCCGGAGCGCACCACCGATTTCATCTTCGCCGTCTACGCCGAGGAGTTCGGCTTCATCGGCAATCTGCTGCTGCTCCTCATGTACCTGCTGGTGATCGGCCGCGGCCTCTACATCGCCGCCCACGCCTCCACCCCGTTCGGCCGGCTGCTGGCGGGCGCCATCACCCTCACCTTCTTTACCTACGCCTTCGTCAACATGGGCATGGTGAGCGGCATCCTGCCGGTGGTAGGGCGTGCCCCTGCCCTCTGA
- a CDS encoding hypothetical protein (possible pseudo, frameshifted) — protein MREAGKGAGIEGESRAGPPAPRPRPSCRRPPFLAPGGSCPSGWRPPSSWAAAARAPKRSPVGDGTPARARVPTRGGYYLDDGPGETPPPNLEAIPDAVPRPEPIRAANARPYEAMGRTYLPMAEPRPFKQRGMASWYGRRYHGRPTASGEPYDMYAMTAAHPTLPIPSYARVTHLGNGRSVVVRINDRGPFLSERIIDLSYTAAYKLGMVEAGSAWVEVEALLPGTLPAALPPFRRAPRSRRGRGPGQRGRGLCPCLHRAAAWPRLPQLSAAPGYYLQLGAFGLPGRTRKPSSAGCAASSPG, from the coding sequence ATGCGGGAAGCGGGAAAGGGGGCCGGGATCGAGGGCGAAAGCCGGGCCGGGCCTCCGGCCCCACGGCCTCGGCCATCCTGCCGGCGCCCCCCCTTTCTGGCCCCGGGCGGCTCCTGCCCCTCGGGCTGGCGGCCGCCCTCCTCCTGGGCGGCTGCGGCACGCGCCCCCAAACGAAGCCCCGTAGGCGATGGAACCCCCGCCCGGGCGCGCGTCCCCACTCGGGGCGGCTATTACCTGGACGACGGCCCCGGGGAAACCCCCCCGCCCAACCTGGAGGCGATTCCCGACGCCGTGCCCCGGCCGGAGCCCATCCGCGCCGCCAACGCCCGCCCCTACGAGGCCATGGGGCGCACCTACCTCCCCATGGCGGAGCCGAGGCCCTTCAAGCAGCGGGGCATGGCTTCCTGGTACGGGCGCCGCTACCACGGCCGCCCGACCGCCTCGGGGGAGCCCTACGACATGTACGCCATGACCGCGGCCCACCCCACGCTGCCGATTCCGAGCTACGCCCGGGTGACCCACCTCGGCAACGGCAGGTCCGTGGTGGTGCGCATCAACGACCGGGGGCCCTTCCTGTCGGAGCGCATCATCGACCTCTCCTACACCGCGGCCTACAAGCTGGGCATGGTGGAGGCGGGCAGCGCCTGGGTGGAAGTGGAGGCCCTGCTGCCGGGGACGCTGCCCGCCGCCCTGCCCCCCTTCAGGCGAGCGCCCCGGTCCCGGAGAGGCCGAGGCCCGGGCCAGCGAGGTCGCGGGCTCTGCCCTTGCCTCCACCGGGCAGCGGCATGGCCCCGACTGCCGCAGCTCTCCGCCGCCCCGGGCTACTACCTGCAATTGGGCGCCTTCGGGCTCCCGGGAAGAACGCGCAAGCCTTCCTCGGCCGGCTGCGCGGCGAGCTCGCCTGGCTAG
- the hslU gene encoding ATP-dependent protease ATPase subunit HslU produces the protein MSMTPQEIVHELNKHIIGQEAAKRAVAIALRNRWRRQRVPEPLRQEITPKNILMIGPTGVGKTEIARRLARLADAPFIKVEVTKFTEVGYVGRDVDTIVRDLAEVAVKQTREQEARKVRHRAEDLAEERILNALLPPARGFGTEAAPEADSATRQKFRKKLREGELDDREIEIEVAAVQPHMEIFAPPGMEELTSQIQGLFQSLGAARKRLRKLKIKEAMRLLTDEEAGKLLNEDEIKAKAVANVEQNGIVFLDEIDKIASRAETVGADVSRQGVQRDLLPLVEGTTVSTKYGMIRTDHILFIASGAFHLSKPSDLIPELQGRFPIRVELDSLSVDDFEQILTNTDACLTRQYQALLATEGIILDFRPDGIRRLAEIAYQVNERTENIGARRLYTVMEKLLEEVSFEAGRRSGESVVIDAPYVDARLKNLAQSDDLSRYIL, from the coding sequence ATGTCCATGACCCCCCAGGAAATCGTCCACGAGCTTAACAAGCACATCATCGGCCAGGAAGCCGCCAAGCGGGCGGTGGCCATCGCGTTGCGCAACCGCTGGCGGCGGCAGCGGGTCCCGGAGCCCCTGCGCCAGGAGATCACGCCGAAGAACATCCTCATGATCGGCCCCACCGGGGTGGGCAAGACGGAGATCGCCCGGCGCCTGGCGCGGCTCGCCGACGCCCCCTTCATCAAGGTGGAGGTCACCAAGTTCACCGAGGTGGGCTACGTGGGGCGGGACGTGGACACCATCGTGCGCGACCTGGCGGAGGTGGCGGTCAAGCAGACTCGGGAGCAGGAAGCCCGCAAGGTGCGACACCGGGCGGAGGACTTGGCCGAGGAGCGCATCCTGAACGCGCTGCTCCCCCCGGCGCGGGGCTTCGGCACCGAGGCGGCGCCGGAGGCCGATAGCGCCACCCGGCAGAAGTTCCGCAAGAAGCTGCGGGAGGGCGAGCTGGACGACCGGGAGATCGAGATCGAGGTGGCGGCGGTGCAGCCCCACATGGAGATCTTCGCCCCGCCCGGCATGGAGGAGCTCACCTCCCAGATCCAGGGCCTGTTCCAGAGCCTGGGCGCCGCCCGCAAGCGGCTGCGCAAGTTGAAGATCAAGGAGGCGATGCGGCTCCTCACCGACGAGGAGGCGGGGAAGCTCCTGAACGAGGACGAGATCAAGGCCAAGGCGGTGGCCAACGTGGAGCAGAACGGCATCGTCTTTCTCGACGAGATCGACAAGATCGCGAGCCGCGCCGAGACGGTGGGCGCCGACGTCTCCCGCCAGGGGGTGCAGCGGGACCTGCTGCCCCTGGTGGAGGGGACCACCGTCTCCACCAAGTACGGCATGATCCGCACCGACCACATCCTGTTCATCGCTAGCGGCGCCTTTCATCTGTCCAAACCCTCGGACCTGATCCCTGAGCTGCAGGGGCGCTTCCCCATCCGAGTGGAGCTCGACTCCCTTTCGGTGGACGACTTCGAGCAGATCCTCACCAACACCGATGCCTGCCTCACCCGGCAGTACCAGGCGCTGCTCGCGACCGAGGGGATCATCCTGGACTTCCGCCCGGACGGCATCCGGCGGCTGGCGGAGATCGCCTATCAGGTGAACGAGCGTACCGAGAACATCGGTGCGCGGCGGCTGTACACGGTGATGGAGAAGCTTTTAGAAGAGGTGTCCTTCGAGGCGGGACGCCGCTCCGGCGAGAGCGTGGTGATCGACGCGCCCTACGTGGACGCCCGGCTCAAGAACCTAGCCCAGAGCGACGACCTGTCGCGCTACATCCTCTAA
- the hslV gene encoding ATP-dependent protease subunit HslV, with translation MDQFHGTTIVSVRRGAQVALGGDGQVTLGNVVVKAGARKVRRLYNERILAGFAGGTADAFTLFERFEAKLEKHQGNLTRSAVELAKDWRTDRILRRLEAMLAVADRETSLIITGNGDVLEPEMGVIAIGSGGPYAQAAARALLENTELGAEEIVRKALAIAADICIYTNQQHVIEVLE, from the coding sequence ATGGACCAATTTCACGGCACCACCATCGTTTCCGTGCGCCGGGGCGCCCAGGTGGCGCTGGGCGGCGACGGCCAGGTCACGCTGGGCAATGTAGTGGTGAAGGCGGGCGCCCGCAAAGTGCGGCGGCTCTACAACGAGCGGATACTGGCCGGGTTCGCCGGCGGCACCGCCGACGCCTTCACCCTGTTCGAGCGCTTCGAGGCCAAGCTGGAAAAGCACCAGGGCAACCTCACCCGCTCGGCGGTGGAGCTGGCGAAGGACTGGCGCACCGACCGCATCCTGCGGCGGCTGGAGGCCATGCTGGCGGTGGCGGACCGGGAGACCTCCCTCATCATTACCGGGAACGGGGACGTGCTGGAGCCGGAGATGGGCGTCATCGCCATCGGCAGCGGCGGGCCCTACGCCCAGGCGGCGGCCCGGGCGCTGCTGGAGAACACCGAGCTCGGCGCCGAGGAGATCGTGCGCAAAGCGCTCGCCATCGCCGCCGACATCTGCATCTACACCAACCAGCAGCATGTGATCGAGGTGCTGGAGTAG